In a genomic window of Nocardiopsis mwathae:
- the glpK gene encoding glycerol kinase GlpK, with product MSVLTIDAGTTGVTALVVGADGTVQARGYQEFAQHFPQTGWVEHVPEEIWQAVLAACQSALDAASEAPTCIGITNQRETAVLWNRRRGSSPRRAIVWQDRRTAGICTELRDAGHEERVTEVTGLRLDPYFTATKLTWMRRNDPRAWSGVESGETAIGTVDSYIIARLTGGARHVTDASNASRTLLFDIRAGRWSEEMCDLFGVPVSALPEVVPSYGVVGESVPEDFLGLRLPIAGIAGDQQAAMFGQTCYEPGTSKCTYGTGSFILVNTGQQAIAPEHGLLSTVLWQHPDGRLDYALEGSIFVTGAAVQWLRDGLGMIDTAPQTEALAKTVTDSGGVVFVPALTGLGAPDWDPHARGSIFGITRGTGRAHIARATLDAIAFEVRDVVEAMARASGTQLPELRVDGGASGNNLLCQIQADQLGVSVARPQVQETTALGAAFLAGLGTGVWQSTDELKHTWKLDRRYEPGARDEAGYRRWRVAVERSKGWADLA from the coding sequence CCGCCCTGGTGGTCGGTGCAGACGGCACCGTCCAGGCCCGCGGATACCAGGAGTTCGCCCAGCACTTCCCGCAGACCGGGTGGGTCGAGCACGTGCCCGAGGAGATCTGGCAGGCCGTCCTCGCCGCCTGCCAGAGCGCGCTGGACGCGGCATCCGAGGCGCCGACCTGCATCGGCATCACCAACCAGCGCGAGACCGCCGTCCTGTGGAACCGCCGGCGCGGCAGCTCGCCGCGCAGGGCCATCGTGTGGCAGGACCGCCGGACCGCGGGGATCTGCACCGAGCTGCGCGACGCCGGGCACGAGGAACGCGTCACCGAGGTCACCGGGCTGCGACTGGACCCCTACTTCACCGCCACCAAGCTGACCTGGATGCGGCGCAACGACCCGCGCGCCTGGAGCGGTGTGGAGTCCGGTGAGACCGCCATCGGCACCGTCGACTCCTACATCATCGCCCGGCTGACCGGCGGCGCGCGGCACGTCACCGACGCCTCCAACGCCTCGCGGACCCTCCTCTTCGACATCCGGGCCGGCCGCTGGTCGGAGGAGATGTGCGACCTGTTCGGCGTGCCGGTCTCCGCCCTGCCCGAGGTCGTGCCCTCCTACGGGGTCGTGGGCGAGTCGGTGCCCGAGGATTTCCTCGGCCTGCGGCTGCCCATCGCCGGGATCGCCGGCGACCAGCAGGCGGCCATGTTCGGGCAGACCTGCTACGAGCCCGGCACCTCCAAGTGCACCTACGGGACCGGGTCGTTCATCCTCGTCAACACCGGGCAGCAGGCGATCGCCCCGGAGCACGGCCTGCTCAGCACGGTGCTGTGGCAGCACCCGGACGGCAGGCTCGACTACGCCCTGGAGGGGTCGATCTTCGTCACCGGCGCGGCCGTCCAGTGGCTGCGCGACGGTCTGGGCATGATCGACACCGCACCCCAGACCGAGGCCCTGGCCAAGACCGTCACCGACTCCGGCGGCGTCGTCTTCGTACCCGCGCTGACCGGCCTGGGCGCGCCCGACTGGGACCCGCACGCGCGCGGCTCGATCTTCGGGATCACCCGCGGCACCGGGCGCGCGCACATCGCGCGCGCGACCCTCGACGCCATCGCCTTCGAAGTCCGCGACGTCGTGGAGGCCATGGCCCGGGCATCCGGCACCCAGCTGCCCGAACTGCGCGTGGACGGCGGAGCGTCGGGCAACAACCTGCTCTGCCAGATCCAGGCCGACCAGCTGGGCGTCAGTGTGGCCCGCCCGCAGGTCCAGGAGACCACCGCCCTGGGCGCGGCCTTCCTGGCCGGCCTGGGCACCGGCGTGTGGCAGTCCACCGACGAGCTGAAGCACACCTGGAAACTCGACCGCCGCTACGAGCCCGGTGCCCGGGACGAGGCCGGCTACCGCCGCTGGCGCGTCGCGGTCGAGCGCTCCAAGGGTTGGGCCGACCTGGCCTGA